The window CGGCTCTTCGACGTGCCGCCGGGGGCTTTCCGGCCGGCGCCGAAGGTGACTTCCAGCATCGTGCGCATGGTGCCGTTGCCGTCCGAGCAGCTCGGCGCCCAGGACGAGGCGCTACTGGCGCGCATCGTCGCGGCCGCGTTCGGCCAGCGGCGCAAGACGCTGCGCAACACGCTGCGCGACTTCCTCGATGAGCCGGATTTCGCGGCGCTGGCGCTCGATCCGGGCCTGCGCGGCGAACGGCTGGGGGTCGCGGACTACGTCGCTATCGCGAACCACGTCGCGAGGAAGGGTGCGTCGCCCGTCTGAACTGGCGCAGTCACTCCCTCCCCTTCAAGGGGAGGGTTGGGGTGGGGATGGGTGGACTCCGCAGCGCCTGAAAGAAACCCATCCCCATCCTGTCCTTCCCCTTGAAGGGGAAGGGACCTGCTAAGTGCGCGACGTCGCGAAGGACGCTCAGGCCTTCTTCAACGGACAGGTGTTGAGTCCGAATAGCGAGTAGGCCGGGCACCAGCCCATCAGGCCGGTGGCGAGGGGGACGACGCCGATCCAGGTCCAGGGGGTGCCGATGCCCATGATCGCGAGCACGATCAGGATCAGGCCGGCGACGATACGCAGGGTCTTGTCGATGCCGCCAACGTTTGCGCTCATGATTCTCTCCAGGGGGTGACAGGGATGTGAGCGTATTTCAGCACTTGCGCATGTTCCGGTCTGTGACTCCGGTTACATAGCCCCTCGTTCTGCCTCGTTCAGCCCGGCCGGCCGTCGCTCGCGACGCGGCGCAGGCCGGCCGGGTCGAGGATCTCGATCTGCTCGCGCGACAGCTTCACGAGGCCCTGTGCGGCGAAGCCCTTCAGCAGGCGGCTGACGAATTCGCGCACGCTGCCCAGTTCGTCGGCGAGCTGCTGGTGCGTGACGTGCAGCAGGCGCCCCTTGCCCAGCAGCAGGCCGGCGAGGCGCTGGTCGAGGCGTTGGAAGGCGACTTCCTCGATGAGCTGCATCAGGTCGGCGATGCGTTCGGCGAAGAGGTGGAAGACGAAGCCGCGGAAGGCCGGTTCGGCGAGGAGCGCGTCGAATTCCGCCTTGGGCAGCATCAGCAGCACCGTGTCGGTTTCGGCGATGCCGCGGGCGTTGTAGTCCTCGTGCCCGAGCAGGCAGGACGACGAGATGATGCAGGTTTCGCCCGGCGTGACGCGGTACAGCGGCAGTTCGCGGCCGTTCGGCGCGCATTTCACGACGCGCACCGAGCCTTCGACGACGAAGGGGAAGCCTTCGCAGGCCTGGCGGTCGTCGAACAGCAGGGCGCCGGCCGGCACGCGCGCCCAGCGGCCGGCTTCCAGCAGGCGGCGGCGCGCCGCTTCCGGCAGCGCCCCGATCATCGGGTAATGGGCAGTGGCGAGCGCGGGGTCGGGGGTCTGCATGGCGGCGGGGTGTGCTTGGTTACAGGTCCAGCTCGACGACCACCGGCGCGTGATCGGACGGGCGTTCGAGCTTGCGCGGAGTCTTGTCGACCGTGCAACTGCGGCAGGCGCCGCGCAGTGCCTGCGACACGAGCACGTGGTCGATGCGCAGGCCGAAGTTGCGGCGGAAGGCGCCCATGCGGTAATCCCACCACGAATAGCTCTTCTCGGGCTGCTCGAAGAGGCGGAAGGCGTCGGTGAGGCCCAGTCCGGTCAGCGCCGCGAAGGCGGCCCGTTCGGGCCGGGAGACGTGGATTTCCTCCTTCCAGTCGGGGTGCGCGTCGCGGTCTTCGGGGGCGATGTTGAAGTCGCCGGCGAGCACGAGACGCTCGTGCGCCTTTAGCTCCTCGCGCAGCCAGTCGGTGAGCGCGGCGAGCCAGCGGAGCTTGTACTCGAACTTGTCCGAACCGACCGCCTGGCCGTTGGGAAAGTACGCGCTGACGACGCGCACGCCGCCGAGGGTGGTGGCGATGATGCGCTTCTGTTCATCGACGAAGCCGGGGATGTCGCGCGTCGTCGCATCGGCGGCCTGCGGGCTGAGGATCGCGACGCCGTTATAGGTCTTCTGGCCGTTGAACACCGCGTGGTAGCCGGCCGCTTCGAGCTCGGCGGCGGGAAAGGCCTTGTCCTCCATCTTGAGCTCCTGTAGGCACAGGGCGTCCGGCCGGTTGGCGGCGAGCCAGTCGAGGACGTGGGGCAGGCGGACCTTGAGGGAATTGACGTTCCAGGTGGCGATCTTCATAGGCATGCGGGCAGTCGGGAGCGGAGTTCCGCGGGGCGGTGCGCCACGAGGGCGTCATCCGACGATGCCGGCATTCTGCACGAGCCGGCCGTGCCTGTGGAGAAATGCGCCCGCCGGGGGGCGGGGTGGGGAGGCGCTAGCCTTCGCGGCGCTTGCTGCAGTCGGCGGCGCCGAGCCAGTGTGCGTCGGTCTCGACCTGCATGTCCCCGCGCGGGGAGTTCATGTTGACGCGCGTCGTGAAGCGCTCGGGCGTCTGCACGTGCGCTTCGAAGTCGCCGGTAGCGGCCGGTTGCGTGCAGGTGAGGTGCCCGCGCACGGTGCTACCGGTTTTCACGACCTTTTCGAGCGTGCAGTTGCCCTCGGTCTTGCCCGAATAAATGGTGTCGGATTTCGCCTGTGACGCCGAGATGCAGCTGCGCACGCTGCCGTCGCTGCCGAGGCTGACGCCGCGCGCGGCCATCTGCTGCTCGACCATCCGCCGCATGTCCGGGGGAAGGGTGCGGAGGTACTGCTGCGCCTGCGCCATCTGCGCGGACATGTCGGGCAGGCCGGCGATGTTCAGTCGGGTCGAGCGGAACTCCCACAGGCCGGGGCGGATGTCGGTCGGTTGTGCGGCGCCGGCAAGGCCGGTCGCGGCCAGGCCGAGGACCAGGAGAAGGGAGCGGTGCAGGGAGCGAAGAAGGGCGGGGGTCATGATCGGAAGTCGTGAAAATGGCTGTTTGACGGCACGCGGCGCGGCGAGTTTCGTGCGCCTCGGCACGATCCCGTCCGTTATGCGCCGATCAGGGCGCGACGGAACGCCGGTCGCTGTCGAAGCTTCCGCGAAATCCTGCGGGTGAGATTTCGCCGCGGGTCGGAGTTTGTAAGAAAAAGAGATGCGTGCAAACGCGAACGCGACGAAGGAGGCGCTCAGCGGGGAAAGCCACGAAAGGTGATGTTTCCCCGATTTCAGCCATGGGTTGTGCGGAATGATTCATGAAAACATGAGGTTGTGGTGTCTTGCGAGTGCTTGAAGGCGCTCGTCAATGAACGCCGGCCTCGTGGCGAAGGGGATTCCTGGGCGCGAATGGCAGCGTTGATAGCGATTTAAATGTCTTACAAGCATTTTTTTCGCCCGGCTGGTTTCGACTATCCTTCTGGCGGGCTTAATGGTGCTGCGGCAGATGAGATATTCAAGGTCATGAGTAGCCCACCCGCCATGCTGCTGGCGCGCTGGTCGCAGGTCCTCAATCGTCTTGTGACCATTCCGTCCGACGAGGACGCGGCAAGGCTCGTCGATGAACTCGCGTCCGGCTGGCAGCCGCGCATGCTCGCCTTCGTCGATGCCCACGCGATGAATTCCGCCCTCGGCGACTTCGAGTTCTACCGCGCGCTGTGCGGTGCCGACGTGCTGCTGCGCGACGGTTCGGGCATGGCGATGCTGTTCCGCATGTTGGGCGGCGAGCCGGGGCTCGACATGAACGGTGCCGATTTCATCCCGCGGCTGCTCGAAGCGTATCGCGGCCGGCGTGTGGCGTTGTGGGGCGCGAGGGAGAAATGGCTCGTCGCGGCCGCAGCCCGCTGCGCCGGGGAGTACGGGGTCGAGATCGTGTCGTGCGAGAGCGGCTTCCTGGCTCCCGCGCAGTACTGCGACGCGATGCGGCGCACGCGACCCGAGCTGATCGTGCTGGGCATGCCCAGGCAGGCGAGCGTCGCGCGTCTCCTGCGTGCGACGGCCGCGGGGGCGCCGCTGATCGTGTGTGGCGGTGCGACCATCGACCGCCTCGGCGGCAAGGTCGAGCGTGCCCCGCGCCGGGTGCGGCGCTCGGGCATGGAATGGGCCTGTCGGCTCGTGTGCGAGCCCTGCCGCCTGTTCCAGCGCTACGTGATCGGCAAGCCGATGTTCATGTTGCGGGCGTGGCGTTGCCGCGCCGCGTGGGGGCGGTGAAACCAGCACCGGGGCCCGCCCGCCGCTTTCCCGCCCGCGGCATGGGCGGGGCCGTTTTTCATCCAACTGCATCAGAGAGAGGTTCGCTATGGCAAAAGCAATGATTCTGGCCGCGGGGCAGGGCACGCGTGTGCGCCCTTTGACGAAGAACGTGCCCAAGCCGATGGTGCCCATCCTCGGCAAGCCGGTGCTGGAATACCTGATCGAGCACCTCGCGCGCTACGGTGTGCGCGAAATCATGATCAACGTCGCCTTCAACCACCACAAGATCGAGGACTACTTCGGCGACGGCCACTGCTGGGGCGTCGAGATCGGCTACTCCTTCGAGGGCGTGCGCGACCACGGCGAGATCGTGCCCAAGGCGCTCGGCTCGGCCGGCGGCATGCGCCGCATCCAGGACTTCGGCGGCTTCTTCGACGAGACCACGCTGGTGATCTGCGGCGACGCGCTGATCGACCTCGACATCCGCGCCGCGCTCGACGAGCACCGCCAGAAGAAGGCGCTCGCGAGCGTCGTCACACTCGAGGTGCCGCGCAACCAGGTGCAGAACTACGGCGTC is drawn from Azoarcus sp. DN11 and contains these coding sequences:
- a CDS encoding DUF2892 domain-containing protein, which translates into the protein MSANVGGIDKTLRIVAGLILIVLAIMGIGTPWTWIGVVPLATGLMGWCPAYSLFGLNTCPLKKA
- a CDS encoding Crp/Fnr family transcriptional regulator, translating into MQTPDPALATAHYPMIGALPEAARRRLLEAGRWARVPAGALLFDDRQACEGFPFVVEGSVRVVKCAPNGRELPLYRVTPGETCIISSSCLLGHEDYNARGIAETDTVLLMLPKAEFDALLAEPAFRGFVFHLFAERIADLMQLIEEVAFQRLDQRLAGLLLGKGRLLHVTHQQLADELGSVREFVSRLLKGFAAQGLVKLSREQIEILDPAGLRRVASDGRPG
- the xth gene encoding exodeoxyribonuclease III; this encodes MKIATWNVNSLKVRLPHVLDWLAANRPDALCLQELKMEDKAFPAAELEAAGYHAVFNGQKTYNGVAILSPQAADATTRDIPGFVDEQKRIIATTLGGVRVVSAYFPNGQAVGSDKFEYKLRWLAALTDWLREELKAHERLVLAGDFNIAPEDRDAHPDWKEEIHVSRPERAAFAALTGLGLTDAFRLFEQPEKSYSWWDYRMGAFRRNFGLRIDHVLVSQALRGACRSCTVDKTPRKLERPSDHAPVVVELDL
- a CDS encoding DUF3617 domain-containing protein, whose translation is MTPALLRSLHRSLLLVLGLAATGLAGAAQPTDIRPGLWEFRSTRLNIAGLPDMSAQMAQAQQYLRTLPPDMRRMVEQQMAARGVSLGSDGSVRSCISASQAKSDTIYSGKTEGNCTLEKVVKTGSTVRGHLTCTQPAATGDFEAHVQTPERFTTRVNMNSPRGDMQVETDAHWLGAADCSKRREG
- a CDS encoding WecB/TagA/CpsF family glycosyltransferase — protein: MSSPPAMLLARWSQVLNRLVTIPSDEDAARLVDELASGWQPRMLAFVDAHAMNSALGDFEFYRALCGADVLLRDGSGMAMLFRMLGGEPGLDMNGADFIPRLLEAYRGRRVALWGAREKWLVAAAARCAGEYGVEIVSCESGFLAPAQYCDAMRRTRPELIVLGMPRQASVARLLRATAAGAPLIVCGGATIDRLGGKVERAPRRVRRSGMEWACRLVCEPCRLFQRYVIGKPMFMLRAWRCRAAWGR